The genome window TAGAAACCCGTGCCGGGGCCCATGATCGGCGGACCCGAGCGGGCGATGAGCTCCTTCAGCGGGACGACCCAGAGGGGGACGAGGGCCATCAGGAGCGCCGCCGCGGCGGACGGCCGCCACCAGTGGTCCCGACCGGTGGCACGCGCGCGCCACGCGACGTACAGGAGGACGGCGGCGAGGACCGGGACGGCGACCGTGATGTTGCCGAGGTCGGCGAGGAACTGGGTGGGGGCGCCGCGGTGGACCAGGGAGTCGCTGAGGCGTTCGTCGACGCGGGCCAGCGGGCCGTGCGCGAGGACCTGCCAGGTGATCAGCGCGAAGAGGAGGGCCGGGAGGCCGAGAAGAAGGAGGGCGGCGCGGCGGCCGGAGGGGGTGGTCGGCCACCCCCGAACAGGGGGGGTGGTTCGGGGGTGGCCGTCCGGATCGGTGTGCCGCACGCCCCGGGGGGTTTGGGACGCGCGGCCATCCGATCGGTGAGGAGATCCGGAGCCGGAAGCTCCGGGTGTGTGCGCGAGGGCACGACCAGGGCGAAGCTGGGGAGGCCCCGACCCTGTGTCGCCCACAGTCCCCTGTGGGCGGGGTGTATCTCTCATCTGCGTCAGAACCTACGGCAGGGAACGCGGTCACGACAGGCGGAATCGGGACCCGACATGCACCTTGCACACCTTCTTCACGCCGTCCGACGCTTGTCCACAGGGACCGGAATCCGGATCGGACACCGGTTTCGGTTCCGGTTCCGGGAAGCGTGGGACGTCGGAGGCGGATGGGGGATTCCGTATGCGGGAGCCCCGCGGAATCTCCGCTGAATCGGGCACCCGCACGGATGTCGGGTCCGCCCGGACGTGGATTCAGATTCCGGCGAACGCCTGCTCGATGATGTCGAGGCCCTCGGTGAGGAGGTCCTCGCCGATCACGAGCGGGGGCAGGAAGCGCAGCACGTTGCCGTAGGTGCCACAGGTCAGGACCAGCAGGCCCTCCTGGTGGCAGGCCTTCGCCAGCGCGGCGGTCGCCTCCGGGTTCGGCTCCTTCGTCGCACGGTCCTTGACCAGCTCGATGGCGATCATGGCGCCGCGGCCCCGGATGTCGCCGATGACGTCGAACTTCTCGGCCATCGCGGTGAGACGGGCCTTCATGACCGCCTCGATGCTCTTCGCCCTGGCGTTGAGGTCCAGCTCCTTCATCGTCTCGATCGAGCCGAGGGCGCCCGCGCAGGCGACGGGGTTGCCGCCGTAGGTGCCGCCCAGGCCACCCGCGTGCGCCGCGTCCATGATCTCCGCGCGCCCGGTGACGGCGGCCAGCGGCAGACCACCGGCGATGCCCTTGGCGGTGGTGATCAGGTCCGGGACGATGCCCTCGTCCTCGCACGCGAACCACTGGCCGGTGCGGCAGAAACCGGACTGGATCTCGTCCGCGACGAAGACGATGCCGTTGTCGGAGGCGAACTTGCTGATCGCGGGCAGGAAGCCCTTGGCGGGCTCGATGAAGCCGCCCTCGCCGAGCACCGGCTCGATGACGATCGCGGCCACGTTCTCCGCGCCCACCTGCTTGGCGATCTGGTCGACGGCCTGCGCGGCGGCCTCCGGGCCGGCGTTCTCCGCACCGGTCGGCCAGCGGTAGCCGTACGCCACCGGGACGCGGTACACCTCGGGGGCGAACGGCCCGAAGCCGTGCTTGTACGGCATGTTCTTGGCGGTGAGCGCCATCGTGAGGTTGGTGCGGCCGTGGTAGCCGTGGTCGAACACCACGACGGCCTGCCGCTTGGTGTACGACCGGGCGATCTTCACGGCGTTCTCGACGGCCTCGGCACCGCTGTTGAACAGCGCGGACTTCTTGGCGTGGTCGCCCGGGGTCAGCTCGGCGAGGGCCTCGGCGACCTCGACGTAGCCCTCGTACGGCGTGACCATGAAACAGGTGTGTGTGAAGTCCTGGAGCTGGGCGGAGGCCCGGCGGACCACGGCCTCGGCGCTGGCGCCGACGCTGGTGACGGCGATGCCCGAGCCGAAGTCGATCAGCCGGTTGCCGTCGACGTCCTCGATGATGCCGCCGCCCGCGCGCGCGGTGAACACCGGCAGCACCGACCCCACGCCCGCGGCGACCGCGGCGACACGACGGGCCTGCAGCTCCTGGGACTTCGGTCCGGGGATGGCGGTGACTACGCGGCGCTCCTGAGGAAGTGCGCTCATGGGGGGCTCCTGGGGGTTTTGCGGACGCTTGTCTTCTTTTCTCGCAGGCTAGGGCGGGGACCGGTGGGTGGGCATGCTCCATGTGGGCGGTGTCGAGGATTCGTCTTGTCCGCCTTGGACATGGAGGACGGTGGGCACGGGTGTGCGCCTGGCCGCGTAATACGGTGACCGCAGAGGTCCGCCCGGCCGCGTAAACGGTGAACTCCCTTTGCGGGAGCGTTAGATTGGCTCGCTGATGGTGGACGGAACGGCTGGTCAGGGGGCAAGCGCGATGAACAGCGACGGGACGCGGGACGCGCGGGGCACGCATGCGAATCCTGTGCCGCGCCCGACGGGGTCGCCGGAGATGCCTTCGGCGCCTCCCGTGCCTCCCATGCCCACGAGGGTTCCGGGGGCGCCGGGGGTACCGCCCCGGCCGGACGGGAACGCCTTCCTGACCTGGCTGCGGACACCGCGGCCCGACGCGGCGCCCGGGGTGTGGCGCTTCGGGCATCGGGCTCGGCCGGAGGAGGAGCCGGAGGTCGTCCCCGCCCGGCAGCTGCTCGGCGGCGCAGTGATCGCCTTCCTCGTCGGCTGGCTGATCTGGTCCCTGCTCTGGAACGGCTACCTCGGCGGCTGGTGGACGCTGCCGCTGTGGGCGATGGTCCCCGATTCCTGGGCCCCGCCCGGCTCGTACGCCTCGGTGGTCTTCGGCTACATCTGGTACACGATCGTCGCCCTGGCGATCCTGATCGGCGTCGGACGGCTCGGCCGCTGGAGCGAGGTCTGGCGCCGCTACGGCGCCCCGCGCCTCCGGCAGCCGCAGGTGCGGCAGGTCGTACCACCGCCCGAGGACGACCCCGCCCAGTGGAATCAGCTTCGGGAGGCCGGGGCCGGGGAGGCGGCTGAGCGGCTGGTCGTCGAGGCGGGGGCCGGGCTGATGCGGGATGTGGATCACGCGCGGATCATGCGGGCGTGGCAGGGCGTGCGCAGCGGGCGGCACAGTCTGGCGACGTTCACGGGCGCGGTGCTGAAGGACGGCGCGGCGGCGTGTCTGCACCCGTCCGGGGAGCGGGATCTGCCGGGGCGGCTGGCCAGGCACGACATGGTGACCGGGCAGGTCCGCCTGGGCGGCACCGTCGACGACCCGCGCAACCCTTACGCCTACCGGGGCACGGGCCTCGCCGTGGGCCCCGAACTGCTCGGCACGTCCCTGCTCGCCGTCGGCCCCGCCGGATCCGGGAAGACCGGGAGTGTGGTGTGGCCCGTCGCCGAGTCGTTGTGTCTGCACGCGCTGGCCGGGCGGGCCGCGGTCGTGGTCGTGGGGGCGGCGGGCGCGGGGCTCGGACCGGCCGACGCGTACGACGTCGTCGTACGGATCGGGAACCCGGAGTCCGTGTACGACCTCGATCTGTACGGCGGCACCACGGACCCCGACGAGGCCGCGGCCGTGCTCGCGGAGGCGCTCGTCGGTGATCTCGCCGACCCGCACCCAGGCGGCGACAGCCGCCGCTCCACCACGGTCCTGGCCCAGCTGCTCGGACCGTTCCGGGCGGTGCACGGACGGTTCCCGTCGGTGCCGCAGCTGCGGCAGCTGCTGGACGGCTCACCCGGCCCGCTGGGCGAGCTGCGCAAGGCCCTCCAGGACGCCGGGCAGGAGTCGCTGCTGCGGGAGCTGGACGCGCGCGAGCGGCAGCTCGGGCATCCCGGGGACGTCGGCAGCGTGCTCGCCGACCGGGTCGCGCTCCTCGACCGGCCCGCCTTCGCCGCGTTCTTCGACACCTCCGGCCAGTCCCGGCCCTTCTCCCTGCGGGCCCTCGACCATCCCGTACGGGTCCGTATCGACCTCCCCGAACGCGGCCACGCCGACGCCTCGCGCATCCTGGCGCGGCTGGTGCTCGCCCAGTTCACGGCGAGCGTCGCCGTACGGGAGGACCGGTCCCTGTTCGCCTGCCTCGTGCTGGACGACGCGACCGGGATCGTCACACCGGAGGCCGTCCGCGGCATCCAGCGGCTGCGCTCCGCCAACGCGGGCACCGTCCTCACCCTGCGCACCCTCGACGACGTGCCCCGGCCGCTGCGCGGGCCGCTCCTCGGCGCCACCGGCTGCCGGATGGCGCTGTCCGGGCTCACCCCGTGGGACGGGCAGGACTTCGCCGAGGTGTGGGGCAAGGAGTGGACCGAGGCGCGGGACGTCACCGACCGGCAGATCATCGCCGACTCCCCGGCGGGCAAGGCCTGGCACGCGCTGCGCCGCGCCATCACCGGCAACGCGCCCACCGCGCGCGCCGTGACCGTACGGCAGGTGGAGCGGGAGCGGTGGTCCGCCTCCGAACTGGCGCACGGTGTGCCGCCGGGCCACGCCGTGCTGTCGCTGACGAACGTGCGCGGGGAGCACGCGCCGCCGCTGCTGGTGGATCTACGGGGCTGAGAGGTACGGCCGAGGAGCACGATCGAGAGGCGCGGCCGAGAGGAGAGGGCGGGCACCGTTCGGTTTGAGCCATTCGGGTGATGGCGTGTGGGGCTTGTGATCGTACGGTGAGGCAGAATCGGGACAGGCTGTTCATACGCGGCGGCCAAAAGCCCACACCCCCGTCGACCTGAAGGTCCCATGCCCCCCACGCTCGCCTCGCTCGTCCATCACTCCGCGCTCAAGCTGACCGTGCGGGCGGGCGAGGACCGTCTGGATGTGCCGGTGCGCTGGGCGCACGCCAGCGAGCTGGCCGACCCGGTGCCGTACATGGAGGGCGGGGAGCTGCTGCTGATCACCGCGCTGAAGCTGGACGCGGAGGATCCGGAGGCGATGCGGCGCTATGTACGGCGGCTGGTGGGCGCCGGGGTCGTCGGGCTCGGCTTCGCCGTCGGGGTGCACTACGAGGACATCCCCGAGGCGCTCGTCGCGGCGGCCCAGGGGGAAGGGCTGCCGCTGCTGGGAGTGCCCCGGCGTACGCCCTTCCTCGCGATCAGCAAGGCGGTGTCGGCCGCCATCGCCGCCGAGCGGTACCGGGCCGTGACGGCGGGGTTCGCGGCGCAGCGGGAACTCACCAAGCAGACGTTGTCGGACGGCCCCGAGGGGCTGCTCGGCGCGCTCGCCGGGCAGGTCGACGGGTGGGCGGCCCTGTACGACGCCTCCGGAGCCGTCGTCGCGGTCGCGCCCGAGTGGGCGGAGCGGCGGGCCGGCCGGCTCACCGCCGACATCGAACGGCTGCGCGACCGGCCCGCGCCGGCCAGCGCGGTCGTGGGCGGCGAGGACCGCGTCGAACTGCACTCCCTCGGTACCGGGCGCCGGGCGCGCGCCGCCCTCGCCGTCGGCACGGCGGCGGCCCTCGGCACGGCCGAGCGGTACGCCGTCCACTCCGCGATCGCCCTTCTCACCCTCACCACGGAACGGTCGCGCTCGCTGCACGCCGCCGAGCAGCGGATCGGCGCGGCGGTGCTGCGCATGCTGCTGGCCGGGGAGTGCGACCACGCGCGCGCCGTCGCCCAGGACCTGTACGGGGAGCTGCTGGACGCCCCGTTCCGGCTGATCCTCGCCGAATCGGCCTCGGCGTCGGCGGCGCGGGCACGGGTGGAAGGGGCACGGGTGGAAGGGGCCGTGGTGACGGTGGGCACGCCGGGGACGGCGAGTACGGCGGGAACTGTGGAGGGGGTGGCCGGGTCCGCCGGGGCTGCCGCTGTCTCACGAGCTGTGCACGGGGTGGGGGAGGCCGGGCGGGCGGTCGGTGTCGATCCGAGGGCGGATCTGCTGGGGCAGCTCGTCGAGGTCGTGGAGGCGGCTGCCGCGCGGGCCGGGGAAGCGGTGCTCGTCGTGCCCGACGGGGAGCGGCTGGTCGTGCTCGCGGTGGACGGGGGCGCCGTGGTGGCCGCGTGCGGGGAGTTCGCGATCGAGCTGGAGACGTCCCGGGTGGTCGGGCGGGACGCGCTGTCCGTGGCCTCTGACTCCGGCCCCGTCGAGGAGGAGGAACTCGTCGTAGGGCTGTCCGCGCCCGCCGGGCCGATCGCCGCCGCGGCGGCGTACAAGCAGGCCGAGCAGGCGTTGTCGGTGGCTCGGCGGCGGGGGCGGTGCCTGGTCGAGCACGAGGAGCTGGCGGCCGGGTCGGTGCTGCCGTTGCTCGGGGACGACGCGGTGCGGGCCTTCGCCGACAGTCTGCTGCGACCGCTCCGTGAGCATGACGCGACCGGGCGGGGGGATCTTGTGGCCTCGCTTCGGGCGTGGCTGTCGCGGCATGGGCAGTGGGACGCGGCAGCGGCGGATCTGGGGGTGCATCGGCATACGTTGCGGTATCGGATGCGGCGGGTGGAGGAGATTCTCGGGAGGTCGTTGGACGATCCCGATGTGCGGATGGAGCTGTGGCTGGCGTTGAAGGCCACGGCCGCGGCGGGGGAGTAGGGCGAGCCCCTGTCGCGCTCCGCGCGGGGCTTCTCGCGCAGTTCCCCGCGCCCCTAAGAGACACGGCCCTGGCGGGCCGTGAGGAAAGCAGGGCGCAGCCCGCTTTTTCAGGGGCGCGGGGAACTGCGCGACCAGCCCCCACCGGACCCGCACCCGACAACGCACCCCCACCCCACCCCACCATTTCGGCGCAACCCCCACCCCCACTCATACGCGCCGGACAAACGACCCCCCGCCGTCCCGGCCCTACCGTGGAGCCGGAAGTTGAAATGTGCCACCCACCGAAGGGCCGGGAACGACTATGACCGCCACCCACGCCTTCTGGCTCGCCGGCCGTCAGGCCACCGGTGAGACCACGTTCGATGTGAACTCGCCCTGGGACGGCCGCCTGGTCGGCAGGGTGAGCGTGCCGACGGACGAGCAGGTCGAGGAGGCCGTGGCCGCCGCGTACGCCGTACGGGACGAGTTCGCGGCGACCCCGGCGCATGTCCGGGCCGCCGTCCTGGACCACGTCAGCCGGAGTCTCGTCGAGCGGACCGAGGAGATCGCGCGGTTGATCTCCGCCGAGAACGGCAAGCCGATCAAGTGGGCGCGGGGCGAGGTCGGCCGGGCGGTCTCCGTGTTCCGGTTCGCGGCCGAGGAGGCCCGGCGGTTCAACGGCGGCGAGGCGCAGCGGCTCGACACCGACCTGGGCGGACAGGGACGGCTCGCCTTCACGCGCCGCTTCCCCAAGGGCGTCGTCCTCGGCATCGCGCCCTTCAACTTCCCGCTCAACCTCTGCGCCCACAAGATCGCCCCGGCGATCGCGGCCGGGGTGCCGATCATCCTGAAGCCCGCCCCGGCCACCCCCCTCTCCGGTCTGATCATCGGAGAGCTGATCGCGGACGCCGCCGCCGACCTCCCCGCCGGGTCCTGGAGCGTCCTCCCCGTCGCCAACGACCGCATGCCCGCCCTCGTCCAGGACGAGCGGCTGCCCGTGATCTCCTTCACCGGCTCCGAGAAGGTCGGCTACGCGATCATGGACTCGGCGCCGCGCAAGCACTGCACGCTGGAGCTGGGCGGCAACGGCGCGGCGGTCGTGCTGGCCGACTGGGCGAGCGACGAGGACCTCGACTGGGCCGCGACCCGCATCGCCACCTTCTCGAACTACCAGGGCGGCCAGTCCTGCATCTCCGTCCAGCGGGTGATCGCGGACGCCTCCGTGTACGACCGGCTGCTGCCGCGCATCGTCGCCGCGGTCGAGGCCCAGGTGACCGGTGACCCGGCCGACGGTGCCACCGATGTCGGGCCGCTGGTCAGCGAGGACGCCGCCAAGCGCGTCGAGGCGTGGGTCCAGGAGGCGGTCGACGCCGGTGCCGCCCTGCTGGCCGGCGGCAAGCGCGACGGCGCCTCGTACGCGCCGACCGTCCTCGCCGACGTACCCGCCGACGTGACCGTCTCCTGCGAGGAGGTCTTCGGGCCCGTCCTCACCGTGCGGAAGGTGGAGGGGGAGGCCGAGGCCTTCGCCGCTGTCAACGACTCCAAGTACGGCCTCCAGGCGGGCGTCTTCACCCACGACCTGCAGACCGCCTTCCGCGCCCACCGCGCGCTGGAGGTCGGTGGTGTGGTCATCGGCGACGTGCCGTCCTACCGCGCCGACCAGATGCCGTACGGCGGGGTCAAGCAGTCCGGTGTGGGGCGTGAGGGTGTGCGCTTCGCGATGGACGACTACACCTACGAGCGGGTCATGGTCCTCACGGGGATCCAGCTCTGACGCGCCGCTGAGATCGATCCGCTCCACCCCTAGCTTGTGACAATCGTTTTCATGTAGTCTCGGGTCAGATCCCGGGATGAAGGGGCCCGGCACCGATGCCTTCCGGTGCCGGGCCCCTTCTGTGTGCCGGCCTGCTTCCGGACCCTCAACCGCAGAAGCCGACGTGCGCCAGCCGCAGCGGGCCGCGCAGTCCGAGGTGGACGTCGTGCACACCGGCCGCGGAGACGGCGGCGCGCAGGGTCGTGTAGGTGTACGGGTCCGCGGTGGGGGTGTCGAGCGTCAGGGTCGCCAGTACCGGGCCGCCGACCACGGAGAACTCGACGCTGCCCGCGCCCGCCGCCTCCACCGTCACCTCGGTGACACCCGCGCCGAAGTCGCAGTCCTGGAAGAGCAGTTCGCCGGCGCCGTCGCCCGCCGGGGTCACCGCGTCGCCCGACACCTTCGTACGGTCGACGATCTCCGTGCCGCGCTGCTCGTCGAAGTCCGCCGCCGCCAGGCCGTGGGTGACCACCGGACGCGGGGCGACCGGGGCGCCGTCGACGGTGACGGTCGTACGGAGGCGGATGTCCTCGCTCGACGCGCCGGCCAGCAGCTCGTACCCGCCGGGCTCCAGGTGCCAGGTGCCGTGGGCCACGTCCCAGAACTCCAGGACGGAGAGCGGGAGTCGGAACGTCAGTTCGGTCGAGGCGCCGGGGGCGAGGGTGACGCGGCGGTGGCCGAGCAGCTCGCGGCGGGGGCGCGGGACCGAGGGGGCCTCGGCGCGGACGTAGAGCTGGGCGACCTCGTCGGCGGTCACCGCGCCCGCGTTGGTGACGGTGAGGGAGACGGTCAGGTCGGCGTCACCCACCTGCGTGACCAGGTTCTCGTACGCGAACTCCGTGTACGACAGGCCGTGGCCGAAGGGGAAGAGCGGGGTGCCCTCGAAGTAGAGGTAGGTCTGGCGGGCGCCGATCACGTCGTAGTCGAGGAGGCCGGGGAGGTCCGCGTCGGTGGCGTACCAGGTCTGCGGGAGGCGGCCGGCGGGGGAGACGTCGCCGGCGAGGACGCGGGCCAGGGCCGTGCCCGCGGCCTGGCCGCCGTGCGCGGTCCACAGGACGGCGGGCAGGTCGGTGGCGTCGACGGCGTACGGATAGGCCGAGACCAGGATCAGCGCGGTGTTCGGGTTGGCGGCGCGGGCAGCGCGCAGCAGGCGCTCCTGGTGGGCGGGGAGCGCGAGGGTCGTACGGTCCTCGGTCTCGCGGCCGTTGATGTGCGGATCGTTGCCCGCGACCACCAGGACCACGTCGGCCTCGGCGGCCACGCGTGCGACGGACGCCTCGCCCCGTTCGCTCACGACCAGCTCGAAGATTTCCGGATTGCCGTCGGCAACCTTTACTCCGTCGGCGCCGACAGTCACGTACCGTCCTGTTCCCGTGTGCCTGAGGAGGTGACCGTTCCCGTGCGATCCGGAGGGCTCCAGGCGGAACGTCTCCTGGACGACCCAGCCGCCCGGCTGATCGGCCGAGGCGCGCAGCCGGCCGTCGTCGGCGACCGAGAGATAGCGGCCGTCCGGCGCGCGGAGCGT of Streptomyces phaeolivaceus contains these proteins:
- a CDS encoding phosphatase PAP2 family protein, which gives rise to MRHTDPDGHPRTTPPVRGWPTTPSGRRAALLLLGLPALLFALITWQVLAHGPLARVDERLSDSLVHRGAPTQFLADLGNITVAVPVLAAVLLYVAWRARATGRDHWWRPSAAAALLMALVPLWVVPLKELIARSGPPIMGPGTGFYPSGHTATASVAYGGAVLLLLPWLRGAPARRAVVVLAVVLNIGVGFGLVRQGYHWPLDVLASWCVCASLLGALWFRVDRGPR
- the gabT gene encoding 4-aminobutyrate--2-oxoglutarate transaminase, which translates into the protein MSALPQERRVVTAIPGPKSQELQARRVAAVAAGVGSVLPVFTARAGGGIIEDVDGNRLIDFGSGIAVTSVGASAEAVVRRASAQLQDFTHTCFMVTPYEGYVEVAEALAELTPGDHAKKSALFNSGAEAVENAVKIARSYTKRQAVVVFDHGYHGRTNLTMALTAKNMPYKHGFGPFAPEVYRVPVAYGYRWPTGAENAGPEAAAQAVDQIAKQVGAENVAAIVIEPVLGEGGFIEPAKGFLPAISKFASDNGIVFVADEIQSGFCRTGQWFACEDEGIVPDLITTAKGIAGGLPLAAVTGRAEIMDAAHAGGLGGTYGGNPVACAGALGSIETMKELDLNARAKSIEAVMKARLTAMAEKFDVIGDIRGRGAMIAIELVKDRATKEPNPEATAALAKACHQEGLLVLTCGTYGNVLRFLPPLVIGEDLLTEGLDIIEQAFAGI
- a CDS encoding ATP-binding protein, which gives rise to MNSDGTRDARGTHANPVPRPTGSPEMPSAPPVPPMPTRVPGAPGVPPRPDGNAFLTWLRTPRPDAAPGVWRFGHRARPEEEPEVVPARQLLGGAVIAFLVGWLIWSLLWNGYLGGWWTLPLWAMVPDSWAPPGSYASVVFGYIWYTIVALAILIGVGRLGRWSEVWRRYGAPRLRQPQVRQVVPPPEDDPAQWNQLREAGAGEAAERLVVEAGAGLMRDVDHARIMRAWQGVRSGRHSLATFTGAVLKDGAAACLHPSGERDLPGRLARHDMVTGQVRLGGTVDDPRNPYAYRGTGLAVGPELLGTSLLAVGPAGSGKTGSVVWPVAESLCLHALAGRAAVVVVGAAGAGLGPADAYDVVVRIGNPESVYDLDLYGGTTDPDEAAAVLAEALVGDLADPHPGGDSRRSTTVLAQLLGPFRAVHGRFPSVPQLRQLLDGSPGPLGELRKALQDAGQESLLRELDARERQLGHPGDVGSVLADRVALLDRPAFAAFFDTSGQSRPFSLRALDHPVRVRIDLPERGHADASRILARLVLAQFTASVAVREDRSLFACLVLDDATGIVTPEAVRGIQRLRSANAGTVLTLRTLDDVPRPLRGPLLGATGCRMALSGLTPWDGQDFAEVWGKEWTEARDVTDRQIIADSPAGKAWHALRRAITGNAPTARAVTVRQVERERWSASELAHGVPPGHAVLSLTNVRGEHAPPLLVDLRG
- a CDS encoding PucR family transcriptional regulator, whose translation is MPPTLASLVHHSALKLTVRAGEDRLDVPVRWAHASELADPVPYMEGGELLLITALKLDAEDPEAMRRYVRRLVGAGVVGLGFAVGVHYEDIPEALVAAAQGEGLPLLGVPRRTPFLAISKAVSAAIAAERYRAVTAGFAAQRELTKQTLSDGPEGLLGALAGQVDGWAALYDASGAVVAVAPEWAERRAGRLTADIERLRDRPAPASAVVGGEDRVELHSLGTGRRARAALAVGTAAALGTAERYAVHSAIALLTLTTERSRSLHAAEQRIGAAVLRMLLAGECDHARAVAQDLYGELLDAPFRLILAESASASAARARVEGARVEGAVVTVGTPGTASTAGTVEGVAGSAGAAAVSRAVHGVGEAGRAVGVDPRADLLGQLVEVVEAAAARAGEAVLVVPDGERLVVLAVDGGAVVAACGEFAIELETSRVVGRDALSVASDSGPVEEEELVVGLSAPAGPIAAAAAYKQAEQALSVARRRGRCLVEHEELAAGSVLPLLGDDAVRAFADSLLRPLREHDATGRGDLVASLRAWLSRHGQWDAAAADLGVHRHTLRYRMRRVEEILGRSLDDPDVRMELWLALKATAAAGE
- a CDS encoding aldehyde dehydrogenase family protein, which encodes MTATHAFWLAGRQATGETTFDVNSPWDGRLVGRVSVPTDEQVEEAVAAAYAVRDEFAATPAHVRAAVLDHVSRSLVERTEEIARLISAENGKPIKWARGEVGRAVSVFRFAAEEARRFNGGEAQRLDTDLGGQGRLAFTRRFPKGVVLGIAPFNFPLNLCAHKIAPAIAAGVPIILKPAPATPLSGLIIGELIADAAADLPAGSWSVLPVANDRMPALVQDERLPVISFTGSEKVGYAIMDSAPRKHCTLELGGNGAAVVLADWASDEDLDWAATRIATFSNYQGGQSCISVQRVIADASVYDRLLPRIVAAVEAQVTGDPADGATDVGPLVSEDAAKRVEAWVQEAVDAGAALLAGGKRDGASYAPTVLADVPADVTVSCEEVFGPVLTVRKVEGEAEAFAAVNDSKYGLQAGVFTHDLQTAFRAHRALEVGGVVIGDVPSYRADQMPYGGVKQSGVGREGVRFAMDDYTYERVMVLTGIQL